The following proteins come from a genomic window of Halorussus halophilus:
- the cas4 gene encoding CRISPR-associated protein Cas4 — translation MKASFRDELVPVSALNEYVYCPRRFYYQRYQDEIGTPYELVDGRSKHERQSRRGGWVRERYFRSNDLGLHGKIDLVESNDETLTPVERKRAESAEYYPSDEVQLAGYCMLLETALDESVNVGYIYLYSTDQRYAIQITENHRKTVREIVRHIRTMTVDSIPPLTDNPSKCEACSAREYCMPEETAMLEPDKAKGTGFEREERR, via the coding sequence ATGAAAGCCAGCTTTAGGGATGAACTCGTCCCAGTCAGCGCACTGAACGAATACGTCTACTGTCCACGCCGGTTCTACTACCAACGATACCAAGACGAAATCGGCACGCCGTACGAACTCGTAGACGGCCGGTCGAAGCACGAACGGCAGTCTCGCCGCGGTGGCTGGGTGCGGGAACGGTACTTTCGCTCGAACGACCTGGGCCTCCACGGCAAGATAGATCTAGTAGAGAGCAACGATGAAACCCTAACGCCCGTCGAGCGCAAACGAGCTGAGAGCGCCGAATACTACCCGAGTGACGAGGTGCAACTCGCAGGCTACTGCATGCTCCTCGAAACTGCACTCGACGAGTCAGTCAACGTTGGGTACATCTATCTCTACTCAACCGATCAGCGCTATGCGATTCAAATTACAGAGAATCATCGAAAGACCGTCCGCGAAATCGTTCGCCATATCCGAACTATGACCGTCGATTCGATTCCACCACTCACCGACAACCCGAGTAAGTGCGAGGCATGTTCTGCCCGCGAGTACTGTATGCCAGAAGAGACTGCAATGCTTGAACCCGACAAGGCAAAGGGAACGGGCTTCGAGCGGGAGGAACGAAGATGA
- the cas5d gene encoding type I-D CRISPR-associated protein Cas5/Csc1 has protein sequence MTGQVLEARLQTQGEVWFASREVGRLADTESFVLNTALYYALGLAAGRYVDTTFEPTYLADTADVSDRVYVSPAVPISDSGKTNFITSTYNTSDDDYATVNYSAQEDPDAKKNLPSFGRRRVLGHGNDMRFYLVPREGDAEAIQSRLPKYVRLGKKRGKVRIETEMQSVKRKSGSYELGHPIGAYDTEQTPVGNLVTKRMRPTPLVAQADFEGEYLSFDFADDDGVSTGLPADVSFLKQKR, from the coding sequence ATGACCGGACAGGTACTCGAAGCGAGACTACAAACACAGGGAGAAGTGTGGTTCGCTTCCCGCGAAGTCGGCCGACTCGCCGACACGGAGTCGTTCGTACTCAATACGGCACTCTACTATGCGCTGGGGTTGGCGGCCGGAAGATATGTCGATACGACGTTCGAACCGACGTATCTCGCGGATACTGCCGACGTATCGGATCGTGTGTACGTCTCGCCAGCAGTTCCGATTAGTGACTCTGGGAAGACGAACTTCATCACGTCGACCTACAACACGAGCGACGACGACTACGCGACGGTCAATTACTCTGCACAGGAGGACCCAGACGCAAAGAAGAACCTCCCGTCGTTTGGGCGTAGACGAGTGCTTGGGCACGGCAACGACATGCGGTTCTATCTCGTTCCACGCGAGGGAGACGCCGAAGCGATTCAATCACGACTTCCGAAGTACGTTCGACTCGGCAAGAAGCGCGGGAAGGTGCGAATCGAGACAGAGATGCAGTCCGTCAAGCGAAAGAGTGGTTCGTACGAATTGGGTCACCCCATCGGTGCCTACGACACTGAACAGACACCTGTCGGGAATCTCGTCACGAAACGAATGCGTCCGACGCCGCTCGTCGCGCAAGCTGACTTCGAAGGCGAGTATCTGTCGTTCGATTTCGCTGACGACGATGGCGTATCAACTGGACTCCCGGCCGACGTTTCGTTCCTGAAACAGAAACGATGA
- the cas3 gene encoding type I-D CRISPR-associated helicase Cas3', which produces MTTIPLSGVALREHEDSYPASIIDPYHHQRTLRDLFRDEDGFVAVNDSPTGGGKTMSWLTPAVESGEHTVAVYPTNALITDQKESIERELKTHFPEREDGIKVLHVTSDTIRTKYAEQFPQFETNREVLEALLRVEFSNAEQVVLLTNPDILVMMYRNLYRGGFTYQSAGDIIRELNEFTTAVVDEFHRASRKEQNTLLFLLDEMYDEDDDYCAVSKLVFLSATPEERLEHRFREAMSAPYSRVTKSDQKERMAFSSPPAPDGWRSVMPPTDLDVRRASTFATGDVLLGEDWEDTKSFCAREGKTVVILDGIHEVEVVTKNLREALPNQRVERIDGFHGSEKEEKLERFDVLVSNSAVEVGIDFEVKRLVFSGHNRASFLQRLGRIRGRIDDGSTVREARCYVPDAVASDLENEVAETKGRVSREQLTAWLEDVYEDPREPETFDWRYSAAEALAHVKSQAEKYVESDETVALEQGDERVERHFSAHEEGIGLKEIKQFADTVSREVKAELQRYRGESLDVLVYDVSPDSENELKTYNPLYLLRYGDIEFFTESEFLRKVPSELRGEVESKADYVVGFCVYSGSVPMNEDGYGRSVTFKSTSDVNEWVYRESDRNNRKPKKVRLSIDVDSVSDGQGRISSLQKLRDKMEREDNKILCYALEQNSSGAKRQYKLGDFFFLYGLTTGHWDDPGCVALGNDALYLHCRVEEEASKLNFDDLGLDLGP; this is translated from the coding sequence ATGACGACGATTCCACTGTCTGGTGTGGCGCTCCGAGAACACGAAGATTCGTACCCGGCGTCGATAATCGACCCGTATCATCACCAGCGAACGCTGCGGGACCTCTTTCGGGACGAGGATGGGTTCGTCGCCGTTAACGACAGTCCGACCGGTGGTGGAAAAACGATGTCGTGGCTCACACCTGCAGTTGAGTCTGGCGAACACACCGTCGCGGTTTACCCGACGAACGCGCTCATCACCGATCAAAAGGAGTCCATCGAAAGGGAACTGAAGACACACTTCCCGGAGCGTGAAGATGGTATCAAAGTACTCCATGTCACATCTGATACGATACGGACCAAGTACGCAGAGCAATTCCCGCAGTTCGAGACGAACCGCGAAGTCCTAGAAGCCCTACTCAGAGTCGAATTCTCGAACGCCGAGCAAGTCGTGCTCCTGACGAATCCGGACATCCTCGTCATGATGTACCGGAATCTGTACCGAGGCGGGTTCACCTACCAGAGTGCGGGCGACATCATTCGTGAACTCAACGAGTTCACGACGGCAGTTGTGGACGAGTTTCACCGCGCGAGCAGGAAAGAGCAGAATACATTGTTGTTCTTGCTGGACGAGATGTACGACGAAGACGACGACTACTGCGCGGTCTCGAAGCTCGTCTTCCTGAGCGCGACTCCCGAAGAACGACTCGAACATCGTTTCCGCGAAGCGATGTCTGCACCGTACTCTCGTGTGACGAAGAGCGACCAAAAGGAGCGCATGGCGTTCAGCTCGCCACCGGCACCCGACGGCTGGCGGTCGGTCATGCCACCGACTGACCTCGACGTTCGGCGTGCTTCGACGTTCGCTACGGGCGATGTACTGCTGGGAGAAGACTGGGAGGACACCAAGTCCTTCTGCGCTCGTGAGGGCAAGACGGTCGTCATCCTCGACGGGATTCACGAAGTCGAAGTCGTGACGAAGAACCTCCGCGAAGCACTTCCGAACCAACGTGTTGAGCGAATCGACGGCTTCCACGGCAGTGAGAAAGAAGAGAAACTCGAACGATTCGACGTACTCGTCAGTAATTCGGCAGTCGAGGTCGGTATCGACTTCGAGGTGAAACGACTCGTCTTCTCGGGGCACAATCGGGCAAGCTTCCTCCAACGATTAGGTCGAATTCGCGGTCGAATCGACGACGGCAGTACGGTCCGCGAAGCACGGTGCTACGTGCCGGATGCTGTCGCAAGTGACCTCGAAAACGAGGTAGCAGAAACCAAGGGCCGCGTATCCCGCGAGCAACTAACCGCATGGCTCGAAGACGTGTACGAAGACCCACGCGAACCGGAGACGTTCGACTGGCGCTACTCCGCTGCAGAGGCACTTGCACACGTCAAATCACAGGCCGAGAAGTACGTCGAATCCGACGAAACAGTCGCTCTGGAACAAGGTGACGAACGAGTCGAGCGTCACTTCAGTGCTCACGAGGAGGGGATCGGTCTGAAGGAAATCAAGCAGTTCGCCGACACGGTATCCCGCGAGGTCAAAGCAGAACTGCAACGATATCGAGGCGAATCACTCGACGTGCTCGTCTACGACGTGTCGCCGGACTCGGAGAACGAACTGAAGACGTACAACCCGCTCTATCTGCTACGATACGGGGACATTGAATTCTTCACCGAGTCCGAATTCCTGCGGAAGGTCCCGTCTGAGCTACGTGGCGAGGTAGAGTCGAAGGCCGACTACGTGGTCGGGTTCTGCGTATATTCCGGGTCAGTTCCGATGAACGAAGACGGCTACGGACGGTCGGTGACGTTCAAATCGACCTCTGATGTGAACGAGTGGGTCTATCGTGAGAGCGACAGGAACAATCGTAAGCCGAAGAAAGTACGACTCTCCATCGACGTTGACAGCGTATCCGATGGACAAGGGCGAATTTCCTCTCTTCAGAAGCTCCGTGACAAAATGGAGCGCGAAGACAACAAGATTCTCTGTTATGCGCTGGAGCAAAACAGCAGTGGCGCGAAGCGACAATACAAACTCGGGGACTTCTTCTTCCTCTATGGACTGACCACGGGACACTGGGACGACCCCGGATGTGTTGCACTGGGCAACGACGCGCTCTACCTGCACTGTCGAGTCGAAGAGGAGGCAAGTAAACTCAATTTCGATGACCTTGGACTCGACCTAGGGCCATGA
- the cas1 gene encoding CRISPR-associated endonuclease Cas1, which yields MKASEGMFDESVIFVTKQGTQVRTDEGRIVVWDVDGDDGELASYPTEKLDTINVFGGVNFSTPFVARANEHGIVLNYFTQNGKYRGSFVPERNTIAEIRRAQYALSDDDELDLAKAMIAGKIRNARTLLSRKGVHGTDVLKDLGVRAENATNKDGLRGTEGEAAERYFNRLDETLTDGWTFEKRTKRPPEDHINSLLSLTYVMMKNEVLSGLRQYNLDPFLGVLHADRHGRPSLALDLQEEFRPIFCDAFVTRLVNRGVITHDDFTADNHLADEAFKTYLSKFDDYMQEEFTHPHFEYSVSRRKAIRQQVILLRKTMTGEMDEYHALTFDR from the coding sequence ATGAAGGCTTCTGAGGGGATGTTTGACGAGTCCGTTATCTTCGTCACCAAGCAGGGAACACAAGTTCGGACCGACGAGGGTCGTATCGTCGTCTGGGACGTGGATGGCGACGACGGAGAACTCGCATCCTATCCGACCGAGAAACTGGACACCATCAATGTCTTCGGTGGCGTGAACTTCAGCACGCCGTTCGTCGCGCGGGCGAACGAACATGGCATCGTCCTTAATTACTTCACGCAGAACGGCAAGTACCGTGGGAGTTTCGTTCCTGAGCGAAACACCATCGCAGAGATTCGCCGTGCACAGTACGCGCTGTCTGATGACGATGAACTCGATCTTGCGAAGGCGATGATTGCGGGCAAGATCCGGAACGCGCGGACGCTTCTCTCGCGCAAGGGCGTTCACGGAACGGATGTGCTGAAAGACCTCGGTGTTCGCGCCGAGAACGCAACGAATAAAGACGGCCTCCGTGGAACCGAGGGCGAGGCTGCAGAGCGGTACTTCAACAGGCTTGACGAGACGCTCACCGACGGCTGGACATTCGAGAAACGGACGAAGCGACCACCTGAGGACCACATCAACTCACTGCTCTCGCTCACCTACGTCATGATGAAAAACGAGGTCCTGAGTGGGCTGCGGCAGTACAATCTCGACCCATTTCTGGGCGTGCTGCACGCGGACCGCCACGGTCGCCCTTCGCTCGCGCTTGACCTACAGGAGGAGTTCCGGCCCATCTTCTGCGACGCGTTTGTCACGCGGTTAGTGAATCGTGGTGTGATTACCCACGACGACTTCACGGCGGACAATCACCTCGCGGATGAGGCGTTCAAGACCTATTTGTCGAAGTTCGACGACTACATGCAAGAAGAGTTCACGCATCCGCACTTCGAGTACAGCGTTTCTCGACGGAAGGCAATTCGCCAGCAAGTGATTCTCCTCCGGAAAACGATGACAGGCGAGATGGACGAGTACCACGCGCTCACATTCGATCGATGA
- the cas10d gene encoding type I-D CRISPR-associated protein Cas10d/Csc3, with amino-acid sequence MTENERPLSGGPFGKQESEKEATTTQRVLNSYLNEIDPKLLDVGWGFVPAKSVEYGKTDQPMVNHVRNGVFVLGQLNEVIPKLGGRELDEKEFREAVALFVMHDLHKLRGERAREDEYEIETKEVELLVDRLELREFTQGSDADPLEIEDFHACAVDHENSERSKSGNATRRYNRLRPFIRLADALASSDSPEAAVEQRNQDALAEAYPGLPNVSLRYHALDDVKGVFTNMLNGVVSKTLAEGYNYQLLSIYQDGCVYVTTNEEDVALDDELVGTLYDRLKDDINESHEAYGDETKLAENLATQSQGFYTINEQDFFYAGTGTVLSAIVVKATQDADPDSDPTATMEETMEELSEFLPFDIDSSSRVAPGYARLVYTVKRAFVDPVVAKSESSDDPLVATCEVFDLSQEATDALVSVREESELTLTAGGKWDYGYAIGQHVAERVRSNSLSPGDVARWVIDGLLELNEEWPDIVMEAHTGELADELRTYIADVVRVEGGSLPPTETEPSDAFEEHHAKRRGKTCTFCNRGTTSTRKSDMEAPKSLTTFQAGYSNRIPADSGKPDKLLVCVPCQVEFSLRETGSQWRADDRLFVHLVPDYFYTPQMWNLYANEIFHRFSGEEMTRIGWLASAMFEVASRDDGRFDYDDEGRLSYVPIDGEEPKSAESFAQVLREATTTEGGRRMVEELSQGFDPKAGFGAQTMSFHKPQDNEVEFQFFGVFVGLSIATAMGLRAYVSQSPLPDVRGRDFSEMVKLGAGFSRITDFYGSDIPLSALRERLGAASALVQLGYENDREDSLFAKYLRLTRNELLPGSYLLKRAAQASDDGDNVAYLLEEADLLDRYSGTALTDKHRYDDNDMTNDTKERISTLADYAFDAIRPVGGNSKAYAIERVFRESVKAVKESNSLEIDEQDAIDRITGRLQKLPDRSDQVYRVSEEKSKRGGTPNERIEAYAELFVTDLLGPKYDMKPSLLKRDANNLADGFYAATLRLQRELWNDEDEE; translated from the coding sequence ATGACAGAAAACGAAAGACCGCTATCTGGCGGACCATTCGGTAAACAAGAGTCTGAGAAAGAGGCTACCACAACCCAGCGAGTCCTCAATTCCTACCTCAACGAAATCGACCCGAAACTGCTCGACGTAGGCTGGGGGTTCGTCCCAGCAAAGAGTGTCGAGTATGGGAAGACGGACCAGCCGATGGTGAACCATGTCCGAAACGGCGTGTTCGTTCTTGGCCAGTTGAACGAAGTCATTCCCAAGCTCGGTGGGCGAGAGTTAGATGAGAAGGAGTTCCGTGAGGCTGTCGCGCTGTTCGTGATGCACGATCTCCACAAACTTCGAGGCGAACGAGCCCGCGAAGACGAGTACGAAATCGAGACAAAGGAAGTCGAACTGCTCGTGGACCGTCTCGAACTTCGAGAGTTTACGCAGGGTTCAGACGCTGACCCACTCGAAATCGAGGACTTCCACGCGTGTGCGGTGGACCACGAGAACTCAGAGCGGTCGAAGTCTGGCAACGCAACTCGTCGGTACAACAGGCTTCGTCCCTTCATCCGTCTGGCCGACGCGCTGGCTTCCAGTGACTCACCGGAAGCGGCAGTCGAACAGCGAAATCAGGATGCGCTCGCCGAAGCGTATCCGGGGCTTCCAAACGTCTCGCTCCGGTATCACGCGCTGGACGACGTGAAAGGCGTGTTCACGAACATGCTGAACGGCGTTGTTTCGAAGACACTCGCCGAGGGGTACAACTACCAACTACTCTCCATCTATCAGGACGGCTGTGTTTACGTCACCACGAACGAGGAGGACGTTGCTTTAGATGACGAACTCGTCGGGACGTTGTACGACCGACTGAAAGACGACATCAACGAGTCGCACGAGGCCTACGGAGACGAAACCAAGCTAGCCGAGAACTTGGCGACTCAGTCACAGGGTTTCTACACGATAAACGAGCAGGATTTCTTCTATGCCGGAACCGGAACCGTTCTTTCGGCTATTGTGGTGAAGGCGACGCAGGACGCCGACCCGGATTCTGACCCAACAGCGACTATGGAAGAGACGATGGAGGAACTCTCCGAGTTTCTCCCCTTCGACATCGACAGTTCGAGCCGAGTCGCACCGGGCTACGCCCGTCTCGTCTACACCGTCAAGCGTGCGTTCGTAGACCCCGTCGTCGCAAAGAGTGAGTCGAGCGACGACCCGCTCGTGGCGACCTGCGAAGTCTTCGACCTCTCTCAAGAGGCGACAGACGCGCTCGTCTCAGTCCGTGAGGAGAGCGAACTAACTCTCACTGCAGGTGGCAAGTGGGACTACGGATACGCCATCGGTCAGCACGTCGCGGAGCGAGTTCGGAGTAACTCACTGTCACCGGGCGACGTAGCAAGGTGGGTCATCGACGGTCTCCTCGAACTCAACGAAGAGTGGCCCGACATCGTGATGGAAGCTCACACCGGGGAACTCGCCGACGAACTGCGAACATACATCGCGGACGTAGTTCGAGTCGAAGGAGGGTCGCTTCCGCCGACCGAGACCGAACCATCCGACGCCTTCGAGGAACACCACGCGAAGCGCCGCGGAAAGACCTGCACGTTCTGCAACCGCGGAACGACGAGTACCCGTAAGAGCGACATGGAAGCCCCCAAGTCGTTGACGACGTTCCAAGCGGGCTATTCGAACCGAATTCCCGCGGACTCCGGCAAGCCAGACAAACTTCTCGTCTGCGTTCCATGCCAAGTCGAGTTCTCGCTCCGGGAAACAGGGTCGCAGTGGCGTGCGGACGACAGACTGTTCGTCCACCTCGTGCCGGACTACTTCTACACGCCACAGATGTGGAATCTCTACGCGAACGAGATTTTCCACCGATTCAGTGGCGAGGAGATGACTCGAATCGGGTGGCTCGCCAGTGCGATGTTTGAGGTCGCCAGCAGAGACGACGGACGGTTCGACTACGACGACGAAGGCCGATTGAGCTACGTTCCAATAGATGGCGAGGAACCGAAAAGCGCCGAATCGTTTGCACAGGTTCTCCGTGAGGCGACGACCACCGAAGGCGGCCGTCGAATGGTCGAAGAACTGAGTCAGGGATTCGACCCGAAGGCTGGTTTCGGCGCGCAGACGATGAGCTTCCACAAGCCCCAAGATAACGAGGTCGAGTTCCAGTTCTTCGGCGTCTTCGTCGGGCTCTCGATTGCCACGGCGATGGGTCTGCGGGCGTACGTCTCGCAGTCGCCACTGCCCGACGTTCGCGGGCGAGATTTCTCCGAAATGGTGAAACTCGGTGCAGGATTCAGTCGAATCACAGATTTCTACGGGAGCGACATTCCGCTCTCGGCGCTTCGAGAACGACTCGGCGCGGCGTCAGCACTCGTTCAACTGGGCTACGAAAACGACAGGGAGGACTCGCTGTTTGCGAAGTATCTTCGTCTGACTCGGAACGAACTGCTTCCGGGTTCGTACCTGCTGAAGCGGGCGGCCCAAGCTTCCGATGACGGCGACAACGTTGCCTACCTGCTAGAGGAAGCTGACCTTCTGGACCGCTACAGCGGGACGGCCCTCACTGACAAACACAGATACGACGACAACGACATGACCAACGACACCAAAGAACGGATTTCGACGCTCGCAGACTACGCGTTCGACGCGATTCGTCCCGTCGGGGGCAACAGCAAGGCGTACGCCATTGAGCGCGTGTTCCGCGAGAGCGTCAAAGCCGTCAAGGAATCGAATAGCTTGGAGATAGACGAGCAGGACGCAATCGACCGAATCACCGGTCGGTTGCAGAAGCTTCCCGACCGAAGCGATCAAGTGTACCGCGTCTCCGAGGAGAAGAGCAAACGTGGTGGCACGCCGAACGAGCGAATCGAAGCGTACGCCGAACTGTTCGTCACCGACTTGCTCGGACCGAAGTACGACATGAAACCATCACTGCTGAAGCGGGACGCGAACAACCTCGCGGACGGCTTCTACGCGGCGACACTTCGACTCCAGCGAGAGCTGTGGAACGACGAGGACGAGGAGTAA
- the cas2 gene encoding CRISPR-associated endonuclease Cas2: MRLAITYDVSDDANRRRVYRTLQRYGAWKQYSVFELEVSKTERVELEDELEDHIEPADGDRIRIYRLCESCLDDTTDLGADQPGEQSNVV, encoded by the coding sequence ATGCGACTCGCAATCACCTACGACGTAAGCGACGATGCGAACCGTCGCCGAGTGTATCGCACGCTCCAACGGTACGGCGCGTGGAAACAGTACAGCGTCTTCGAACTAGAGGTATCGAAAACCGAGCGCGTCGAACTAGAAGACGAACTTGAAGACCACATCGAACCTGCAGATGGCGACCGAATTCGAATCTACCGCCTCTGTGAATCCTGTCTCGACGACACGACCGACCTCGGTGCAGATCAACCCGGCGAGCAGTCGAACGTTGTCTAA
- the cas7d gene encoding type I-D CRISPR-associated protein Cas7/Csc2, whose protein sequence is MFDYDTYPTLERGTVHRDEMTTQPQNNFTNILVLRELESHAVFTTDGQSADLADVAVSADGQRETYLPGLMFMRKQTGSDRRFAKALQRDYLDDIECSMKVNEMCQKCPECILYGSAASSDADQALSITSRVMYDTAYTLRDASAVIDEKFQNAPGDDYAKKAQPTIREPDFFEPGTLFPSVITLRDATPEELAFVLGITKKNKRYGATTSRLGRVKNHVLGVYTGSEEGPANLELTREVLSRLQEESDEDLKEIVAGSAFAPGAVSDHLLSAFDEQVSNGLDLERVPEETVTDLLDAATGDNLADVLETQREASQKFIDSATDE, encoded by the coding sequence ATGTTCGACTACGACACCTACCCGACGCTCGAACGAGGCACCGTTCACCGAGACGAGATGACGACCCAGCCGCAGAACAACTTCACGAATATCCTCGTTCTGCGCGAGTTGGAAAGCCACGCCGTCTTCACAACAGACGGCCAGAGTGCGGACCTCGCCGACGTAGCCGTCAGTGCGGACGGCCAGCGCGAGACGTATCTTCCGGGGTTGATGTTTATGCGGAAACAGACCGGAAGCGACCGTCGATTTGCGAAGGCGCTTCAGCGCGACTATCTCGACGACATAGAATGCTCGATGAAAGTCAACGAGATGTGTCAGAAGTGCCCCGAGTGTATCCTCTACGGAAGTGCGGCGAGTTCCGACGCCGACCAAGCACTCTCTATTACGTCACGAGTCATGTACGACACCGCGTACACGCTCCGTGACGCGAGCGCAGTCATCGACGAGAAGTTCCAGAACGCTCCTGGCGACGACTACGCGAAGAAGGCCCAACCGACAATTCGTGAACCCGACTTCTTCGAACCGGGAACGCTCTTCCCCTCGGTCATAACGCTTCGGGATGCCACTCCCGAAGAGCTAGCGTTCGTCCTCGGTATCACGAAGAAGAACAAGCGATACGGAGCGACCACCTCGCGCCTCGGTCGCGTCAAGAATCACGTCCTCGGCGTCTACACGGGGAGCGAGGAAGGTCCGGCAAACCTCGAGCTGACACGCGAAGTCTTGTCTCGGCTTCAGGAGGAATCCGACGAGGACCTCAAAGAGATCGTAGCTGGATCAGCGTTCGCCCCCGGTGCTGTCTCTGACCATCTGTTGAGTGCCTTCGACGAGCAGGTATCGAACGGTCTCGACCTCGAACGTGTACCCGAGGAGACTGTCACGGACCTCCTTGACGCGGCGACCGGCGACAATCTTGCGGACGTTCTCGAAACCCAGCGTGAAGCTTCGCAGAAATTCATCGACAGCGCGACGGACGAGTGA
- the ribB gene encoding 3,4-dihydroxy-2-butanone-4-phosphate synthase: MSQAAAGVEAAVEAFREGRPVLVHDAADREGETDLIYPAGAVTPEAVSRMRNDAGGLVCVALSDEVAEAFDLPFMQEALDHPASGSHELGYDERSSFSLTVNHRDTYTGITDEDRATTITELGAAANAPAETNFAAEFRAPGHVHLLRAAPNLLADREGHTELGIVLADAANRGPAVVVCEMLDDQTGAALSPEDARAYAERHGFAYLEGSEIVEGLD; this comes from the coding sequence ATGAGCCAAGCCGCCGCAGGCGTCGAGGCGGCCGTCGAGGCGTTCCGCGAAGGCAGACCAGTCTTAGTCCACGACGCCGCCGACCGCGAGGGCGAGACGGACCTCATCTATCCTGCGGGAGCAGTGACGCCCGAGGCAGTCTCGCGCATGCGCAACGACGCCGGGGGACTCGTCTGCGTCGCACTTTCGGACGAGGTGGCCGAGGCATTCGACCTGCCGTTCATGCAGGAGGCGCTCGACCACCCCGCGAGCGGGAGTCACGAACTCGGCTACGACGAACGGTCGTCGTTCTCACTCACGGTGAACCACCGCGACACCTACACGGGAATTACGGACGAAGACCGCGCGACGACGATTACGGAACTCGGTGCGGCCGCGAACGCCCCAGCAGAAACTAATTTCGCCGCAGAGTTCCGCGCACCGGGCCACGTTCATCTCTTGCGGGCCGCCCCGAACTTGCTCGCCGACCGCGAGGGCCACACGGAGTTAGGTATCGTGCTGGCCGACGCGGCCAATCGGGGGCCTGCGGTGGTCGTCTGCGAGATGCTGGACGACCAGACGGGTGCCGCGCTCTCGCCCGAGGACGCTCGGGCGTACGCAGAGCGGCACGGCTTCGCGTATCTGGAAGGGTCGGAGATAGTCGAGGGACTCGACTGA